One stretch of Nakamurella alba DNA includes these proteins:
- a CDS encoding amino acid ABC transporter permease has translation MDFSFLSDPRYDVLGAFWMTIQLTFWSAIGSFVLGVLLAGMRVCPVPIMRGFATAYVNIVRNIPLTVIIIMMSQVLYSQLGLMLAVREPGVNPQGFLNSQNFRLAVLGFILYTSTFVCEAVRSGINTVPPGQAEAARAIGLKFTQVLRIIVLPQAVRAVIAPLASVLIALTKNTTVASAIGVAEASLLMNTLFENEADKFLAIFIVFALGFVILTLPVGLILGWVAKKAAVRR, from the coding sequence ATGGACTTCAGTTTCCTGTCCGACCCCCGGTACGACGTGCTGGGCGCCTTCTGGATGACCATCCAGCTGACCTTCTGGTCGGCGATCGGCTCGTTCGTGCTCGGCGTCCTGCTCGCCGGGATGCGGGTCTGTCCGGTCCCCATCATGCGCGGGTTCGCGACGGCCTACGTCAACATCGTCCGGAACATCCCGCTGACGGTCATCATCATCATGATGTCGCAGGTGCTGTACTCGCAGCTCGGCCTGATGCTCGCGGTCCGGGAGCCCGGAGTGAACCCGCAGGGCTTCCTGAACAGCCAGAACTTCCGGCTCGCGGTGCTCGGCTTCATCCTCTACACCTCGACCTTCGTCTGCGAGGCGGTCCGGTCGGGCATCAACACCGTGCCGCCGGGCCAGGCCGAGGCCGCCCGCGCCATCGGACTGAAGTTCACCCAGGTCCTGCGGATCATCGTGCTGCCGCAGGCCGTCCGGGCGGTGATCGCACCGCTGGCCAGCGTGCTGATCGCGCTCACCAAGAACACCACCGTGGCCTCCGCCATCGGCGTCGCCGAGGCCTCGCTGCTGATGAACACCCTGTTCGAGAACGAGGCCGACAAGTTCCTGGCGATCTTCATCGTGTTCGCCCTCGGTTTCGTGATCCTCACCCTCCCGGTCGGCCTGATCCTGGGCTGGGTGGCCAAGAAGGCGGCGGTGCGGCGATGA
- a CDS encoding glutamate ABC transporter substrate-binding protein, translated as MATTLAAGVAAALALSACGSDSTPAATTTAPATTAPASSSAAASSEAPTSAGSETSSGGSETGSATGSASAGDSKVLTDAAAGTLTIGIKFDQPGLGLLQPDGSYAGFDVEVAKGVAKELGVEESGITFVEAKSAEREGLIERGEVDFIVATYSITDTRKEKVNFAGPYFIAHQDLLVKADNTDITGPEAMGGKILCSVTGSTSAQKVKDTYAADVALQEFGTYSECVENLRTGVVEAVTTDDVILAGFAAQSPGEFKVVGNGFSDENYGIGLAKGDTAGTEAINAAIEAMIADGSWAKALEDTVGPSGYTIPEPPTVG; from the coding sequence ATGGCGACCACCCTGGCCGCCGGAGTGGCTGCCGCACTCGCGCTCAGCGCGTGCGGATCCGACTCGACGCCGGCAGCGACCACCACCGCGCCGGCCACCACCGCGCCCGCCTCCAGCTCCGCCGCGGCATCCAGCGAGGCACCGACCTCGGCCGGTTCGGAGACCTCGTCCGGCGGTTCGGAGACCGGCTCGGCCACCGGTTCCGCATCGGCCGGTGACTCCAAGGTGCTCACCGACGCCGCCGCCGGAACCCTGACCATCGGCATCAAGTTCGACCAGCCGGGCCTGGGCCTGCTGCAGCCGGACGGCAGCTACGCCGGCTTCGACGTCGAGGTCGCCAAGGGTGTCGCCAAGGAGCTCGGCGTCGAGGAGTCGGGCATCACCTTCGTCGAGGCCAAGTCGGCCGAGCGCGAGGGCCTGATCGAGCGCGGCGAGGTCGACTTCATCGTCGCCACGTACTCGATCACCGACACCCGCAAGGAGAAGGTCAACTTCGCCGGGCCGTACTTCATCGCCCACCAGGACCTGCTGGTCAAGGCCGACAACACCGACATCACCGGGCCGGAGGCGATGGGCGGCAAGATCCTCTGCTCGGTCACCGGTTCCACCTCGGCCCAGAAGGTCAAGGACACCTACGCCGCGGACGTGGCGCTGCAGGAGTTCGGCACCTACTCCGAGTGCGTGGAGAACCTGCGCACCGGTGTGGTCGAGGCCGTGACCACCGACGACGTCATCCTCGCGGGCTTTGCCGCCCAGTCGCCGGGTGAGTTCAAGGTCGTCGGCAACGGCTTCTCGGACGAGAACTACGGCATCGGCCTGGCCAAGGGCGACACCGCCGGCACCGAGGCGATCAACGCCGCCATCGAGGCCATGATCGCCGACGGCTCGTGGGCCAAGGCACTCGAGGACACCGTCGGCCCGTCCGGCTACACCATCCCGGAGCCGCCGACCGTCGGCTGA
- a CDS encoding amino acid ABC transporter ATP-binding protein, whose protein sequence is MVSMVDVQKHFGDLHVLKDINLEVPAGQVVVVLGPSGSGKSTLCRSINRLEPIDSGRISIDGVPLPSEGKALAQLRADVGMVFQSFNLFAHKTILQNVMLGPVKVRGMPAKKAEELALSLLERVGIASQKDKLPAQLSGGQQQRVAIARALAMRPKVMLFDEPTSALDPEMVNEVLDVMTSLAKEGMTMLVVTHEMGFARRAADRVIFMADGEIVEDEVPDTFFTTPSSARAKDFLSKILTH, encoded by the coding sequence ATGGTCTCGATGGTCGACGTGCAGAAGCACTTCGGCGATCTGCACGTGCTCAAGGACATCAACCTGGAGGTCCCGGCCGGCCAGGTCGTGGTGGTGCTGGGCCCGTCCGGTTCCGGCAAGTCCACCCTCTGCCGGTCCATCAACCGGCTGGAACCGATCGATTCGGGCCGCATCTCCATCGACGGCGTGCCGCTGCCGTCGGAGGGCAAGGCCCTGGCCCAGCTGCGCGCCGACGTCGGCATGGTCTTCCAGTCGTTCAACCTGTTCGCGCACAAGACGATCCTGCAGAACGTCATGCTGGGGCCGGTGAAGGTCCGCGGCATGCCGGCGAAAAAGGCCGAGGAGCTTGCACTCTCGCTGCTCGAGCGGGTCGGCATCGCCTCGCAGAAGGACAAGCTGCCGGCCCAGCTCTCCGGCGGTCAGCAGCAGCGGGTGGCCATCGCCCGGGCCCTGGCCATGCGGCCCAAGGTGATGCTCTTCGACGAGCCCACCTCGGCACTGGACCCGGAGATGGTGAACGAGGTGCTCGACGTGATGACCTCGCTGGCCAAGGAGGGCATGACCATGCTGGTCGTCACCCACGAGATGGGCTTCGCCCGGCGCGCCGCCGATCGGGTCATCTTCATGGCCGACGGGGAGATCGTGGAGGACGAGGTCCCCGACACCTTCTTCACCACGCCGTCCTCGGCCCGCGCCAAGGACTTCCTCTCCAAGATCCTCACCCACTGA